In the genome of Phormidium ambiguum IAM M-71, the window GCGGAACGGCTTCCTTGATGACACCACCTAAGTATTTGTTCAACTTCTGCTTTTTTTCCTTCAAAAACAGCTTCTACTCGACCATCTGGTAAATTGCGTACCCAGCCATTAATATCTAGCTGTTTTGCTTGATTGTAAGTAGAGTAGCGATAACCTACTCCTTGAACAGTTCCCGAAACAAAAACATGAGCGCGAATAAGATTTGTCATGATTTTCTAACTTACAACTCTACGATTTAAAAGTTCAGCTACTTGAGTATGAACAACTTCATTTAGCCAATAATTATGATAGTTAGTGTAATTATTATTGATTTCAATGGCAATATCCTGAATTGCTGGGTGATTACCAAATAAAGGATTGATGGGAAAAGCCGATAAATCATCCATACTATAAAACACTTTCCAAATAATTTCTGTACTTTGTTCGGGAATACCTATTTCATCAACTGATAAAGTTTGTTCATTGGCAAAAGTATTTACTACTCTCTGAGAGTTTAGTAATAAAATTGGTAGGGAGGATGCCATACTGACGATCGATCCTAGTTCTAAATATTTTTTCTGGGCAGCAAGCCGCCAAAATAAATACTGTTCTACAGTTTCTTGTTTCTCGTCTGCCAAAATTGGACTGCTAATAATTGTTGGTTCTTTAGCTTGCTCAGGATCGTTTTTGATTCGTTCACTAGTTTGGGAAAATAATCCGTGTAAGAAATCGTTAACTATATTTGTGCCTAAACCGCTGCTAACTGTGTGTAACCTGAGTTTGATGTTTGCTTCTTCTCTAGATATTGATTTTTCGATTTGATGATGATATTTTTCTAATAATTCAAATATTTGTCGGTAAACTGCTAATTGGAGGGCAATTTTTCCTTCTATTCCACTATAGTAAATAACTTCACCAATACCTTGTAACCAGATTAAGTTTTGTAGGGGTTGGACTAGCGATCGCCACCAAGGTTGTAAGCTAGTATTATTAGTTAAAATATGCGAAGAATTTTGTGTTTTCACTCTAAAATTTAATTGTTGAGCAATAAAAAATTCAGCTTTACTCAATCTCTCGTCTAATCTTGCTTCATCTGTATTTTCCTGATAATGTCCCCAATTTACTGAGATAATTTCATCAATTCGCTCAGCTAATTTATGCTGTTTTTTAACTGGTTCCCACAGTAAATCATACAGTCTCGTTTCCGCAAAGTTATCATTACTGGGAATTACACCATGTACAAACAGCAAGATATTAATAGTTTTAGTTTTGACATTTTTCGGTTCATTTTTAATACTAAATTCACTAGGTCGTCGGATGATAAAATCTTTTAATCCCTCTGGTTCTTCGTATTCAGTTGTTACAGTTTTGACCACAGCATCAGGACTGCCTCGGTAACACCAACGAATTATTGCTTCAACAAGTTCCTGGTTTCCTTCAAACACAGCTTCTACCCGTCCATCCGGTATTTCTTCTACCCAACCGCCAATTCCCCATTGGTTTGCTTTGTCCCAAGTGGCTAGGCGATAACCGACTCCATGAACGGTTCCGGTAATGAAGACGTGCGCTCTGACTCTTTCTGATGGTGACTGTTTTTCCATGTAATTTATATTAACTAACTCCGAGCAATTAGTTGTTTTTTCACTTTAGCATTAAGAGGTTACATTAATGTTTTCTTTAGATTTTCTGAATTTTTTTCACAAGCTGACTTGGCGTATTTATACAGCTTTCTTCACATTCCCAACAATTCAAGAGTGGCTAACTGTGATTATATTCTTACTCATCCTAACTCTTTTTTCTTTACCTATTGGTTTATGGTGTAACTTCCTAAAATTTGAAAGATTGAAAGCATCAAAAAAAATAATTTTCAGTATTGTAGCAGGTTCTCTATTAACACCTGCTATTTCCGAAGAGCTATTTTTTCGAGTTTTACTAATTCCTCATCCCCAAGAAAATCTGACAACAACAGCAATCTGGTTATGGGGAAGTATGAGTTTAGTACTTTTTATTATTTATCATCCACTAAATGGTGTAACTTTCTTTCCTGCTGGGCGCGAAACATTTTTTAATCCTGTTTTTTTGTTACAAGCGGCAGTTTTAGGAATAGTTTGTAGTGTTGTTTACTTACAAAGTGGTTCTCTGTGGTTGCCAGTAATTATTCATTGGTTAGTTGTAGTAGTTTGGTTACTATTTTTAGGAGGATATAAACAATTGCATGGCGAAGTTTAATTAGCTAAAATCAGAGTCATAGAATTTCCTATTAACCCATTACATTTTTAACTACATCACTATGATGACTACTACTTTCAACAAAAGTGCTAACCGAGTTTTGCTAGAGAACATTAGCTGGCAAACATATCAAGATCTGTTGCTAGATTGTGCAGAACAACCAGGAATTCGCTTGACTTATGACCAAGGTAAATTAGAAATTATGACACCGTTAGATCCTCATGAAAGTTCCAAAAAGCTGATGGGTAGGTTTGTGGAAGCAGCAACAGAAGAATTAAATATAGAAATTCGTAGCTTGGGGTCAAGAACTTGTCAAAGGAAAGATTTAGCGAGGGGATTAGAACCAGATCAATGTTACTACATTCAAAATGAACGAATTGTTAGAGGTATAGAGCAAATCGATCTGAATGAATACCCACCTCCTGATTTAGTAATTGAAATTGATATTACCAGTAGTTCAATGAATAGATTAGGAATTTATACAGCTTTAGGTGTTCCTGAAATTTGGCGTTATGATGATGGGCGGTTGATAATTTTGCGGTTAGAAGATGGGGAGTATATGGAGTGCGATCGATCTCCCAGTTTATCTCTGTTAACTCCCTCAGAAATTATGCGGTTTTTAGAATTAGGAAAAACAATGGGAGAAACAAGTTTAATTCGGTTGTTTCGGGAATGGGTGAGAACTCAGGTGAAGGAAGGGGAGTGACAGTGACAGGCAGCGGAATGTAGATTATAAATCTGGCTCATTCAATGGAGAAAAATATTTTGTTTCCTCGCAATATATCCAAGCAATACCATCTGGATCTTTTTCCTTCCTACCAGGTCTACTAAATAGGTAGTTGATATTAATTTGGTATAAATCTGATGAATTTAAAAGAACAATTACAAGAACATTTGACTCAAATTGTGCGCGATCGAGATCCTTACATTTCTTCAGCAGGTCATTTTTTTGTCCAGCAATATATCCGCGAACAATTCCAACAATGGGGAAATGTGGAAACTCACGAATTTGCTGTTAGAGGTCAAACTCATCAAAATTTGATTTTAAATTTACCATCTTTAAGTAAGAATCAAGATAAATCTCCACCAATTTTAATTGGCGCACATTATGATGCTGTGCCAAATTGTCCGGGTGCAGATGATAACGCTACAGGTGTTGCTGTATTGTTGGAATTAGCGAAAGCTTTTGCTGCTAAACCTTTGAAATATCCTGTGCGATTAGTTGCTTTTGATATGGAAGAATACGGTTTACTTGGTAGTCAGGAATATGCTGCTAAATTAAAGCGAGAAAACCAACGTTTGCGGCTGATGATTTCTTTGGAAATGTTGGGTTATTGTAATCATGCGCCTAACTCTCAACGTTACCCTGCGGGACTAGAAAGGTTTTACCCAAACACAGGTAATTTTATTGCTTTAATTGGGAATTTAACAACTATTCCCGATTTAATTAAATTGAGTCGAAATATCCGCAAAAGTGGTACTCCTGCGGAATGGTTGCCTGTTCCAAATCAAGGTAAAATTGTGCGGCAAACTCGCTTGAGCGATCATGCTCCTTTTTGGGATAATGGTTATCGCGCGATGATGATTACGGATACAGCTTTTATGCGAAATCCTCATTATCATCAAGTTAGCGATCGCATTGAAAATCTCGACCTAAATTTCCTCACTGGAGTTTGCCTGGGTTTAGAATTTGGCTTAAGAAAACTATGATTGATTTTGTTGAGATTTTTTCTCTATTTCCTCCCGATATTTTTCCAAATATAGCCGGATTCGATATAAACTTGTACCTTTAGCTAAGACGTTTTTCCAAATTTCTAGATTTTTTTTATCGACATTCCGGCCTAGCACTTCTTGATACATTTGGTTAATCGCTGCTTCTGCTTCTCGACTATAAGCAATATCACGGCGAATATCGCAAATAGTCCTGT includes:
- a CDS encoding type II CAAX prenyl endopeptidase Rce1 family protein, giving the protein MFSLDFLNFFHKLTWRIYTAFFTFPTIQEWLTVIIFLLILTLFSLPIGLWCNFLKFERLKASKKIIFSIVAGSLLTPAISEELFFRVLLIPHPQENLTTTAIWLWGSMSLVLFIIYHPLNGVTFFPAGRETFFNPVFLLQAAVLGIVCSVVYLQSGSLWLPVIIHWLVVVVWLLFLGGYKQLHGEV
- a CDS encoding acylphosphatase, yielding MTNLIRAHVFVSGTVQGVGYRYSTYNQAKQLDINGWVRNLPDGRVEAVFEGKKAEVEQILRWCHQGSRSAEVKNVAIEYEPFQGLTSFEIKGRDW
- a CDS encoding Uma2 family endonuclease, yielding MMTTTFNKSANRVLLENISWQTYQDLLLDCAEQPGIRLTYDQGKLEIMTPLDPHESSKKLMGRFVEAATEELNIEIRSLGSRTCQRKDLARGLEPDQCYYIQNERIVRGIEQIDLNEYPPPDLVIEIDITSSSMNRLGIYTALGVPEIWRYDDGRLIILRLEDGEYMECDRSPSLSLLTPSEIMRFLELGKTMGETSLIRLFREWVRTQVKEGE
- a CDS encoding M20/M25/M40 family metallo-hydrolase, translating into MNLKEQLQEHLTQIVRDRDPYISSAGHFFVQQYIREQFQQWGNVETHEFAVRGQTHQNLILNLPSLSKNQDKSPPILIGAHYDAVPNCPGADDNATGVAVLLELAKAFAAKPLKYPVRLVAFDMEEYGLLGSQEYAAKLKRENQRLRLMISLEMLGYCNHAPNSQRYPAGLERFYPNTGNFIALIGNLTTIPDLIKLSRNIRKSGTPAEWLPVPNQGKIVRQTRLSDHAPFWDNGYRAMMITDTAFMRNPHYHQVSDRIENLDLNFLTGVCLGLEFGLRKL